A single genomic interval of Terriglobales bacterium harbors:
- a CDS encoding Mrp/NBP35 family ATP-binding protein yields MGHTHGHAPQGPQPIPGVDAVVAVGSGKGGVGKTTLAVNLALSLAKLGYKVGLLDADVYGPNVPLMLGSSATPKIVGENMIEPPTRYGVKVISVGLLNPGDKPLVWRGPMLHQMIREFIQRVEWGQLDFLIVDLPPGTGDVAISLIQTVPLTGAVVVTTPSDVSLQDGRKAIEMFKQVKVDVIGIAENMGAFHCPHCHHEIDIFSKGGGQKTAEQFGVPFLGSIELDPEIRKGGDTGNPVTLAGEESEHAKSLYEFARKVIDRVKEIQASSESVISIQ; encoded by the coding sequence GTGGGACATACGCATGGACACGCACCGCAAGGGCCGCAACCGATTCCGGGAGTTGATGCAGTCGTAGCCGTGGGCAGCGGCAAGGGAGGCGTTGGGAAGACCACGCTGGCGGTGAATCTGGCGCTGAGCCTGGCGAAGCTGGGCTACAAGGTCGGATTGCTGGATGCAGATGTGTATGGTCCGAATGTGCCACTGATGCTGGGGTCGAGTGCGACGCCGAAGATCGTTGGCGAGAACATGATTGAGCCGCCGACGCGCTACGGCGTGAAGGTGATTTCGGTGGGGTTGCTGAACCCCGGCGATAAGCCGCTGGTCTGGCGGGGACCCATGCTGCACCAGATGATCCGGGAATTCATTCAGCGTGTCGAATGGGGGCAGTTGGACTTCCTGATCGTGGACCTGCCGCCGGGAACGGGCGACGTGGCGATTTCGCTGATCCAGACGGTACCGCTGACAGGCGCAGTTGTGGTGACGACGCCGAGCGATGTGTCGCTGCAGGACGGTCGCAAGGCTATCGAGATGTTCAAGCAGGTGAAGGTGGACGTGATCGGGATCGCCGAAAATATGGGCGCGTTTCATTGTCCGCATTGCCATCATGAGATTGATATCTTCTCGAAGGGCGGCGGGCAAAAGACGGCCGAGCAGTTTGGGGTACCGTTCCTGGGGTCGATTGAACTGGATCCGGAGATCCGCAAGGGCGGAGACACGGGGAATCCGGTGACGCTGGCAGGCGAGGAGTCGGAGCATGCGAAGTCGCTCTATGAATTTGCGCGAAAGGTGATTGACCGCGTGAAAGAGATACAGGCGTCGAGTGAGAGCGTGATCTCAATCCAGTAG
- the cydB gene encoding cytochrome d ubiquinol oxidase subunit II, which yields METLWFLIVALMLVAYVVLDGFDLGAGAIHLIAGKTDAGRTAIIRAIGPVWDGNEVWLLATGGTLYFAFPLLYASSFQGFYLPLMIVLWLLMLRAIGIEFRAHSTSEVWRGFFDVVFCGASALLAVFFGAALGNVVRGVPLGKDGLFFLPLWTNWRVGPEPGILDWYTVLSGVLALVALTVHGALYIGLKTEGDVNTRARKIASALWPVQLGLTLLSLFASVWANPALATNFKRWPIGVAIPVLVFASLFAMWRLHAKGNEKYAFLSSCAYLALMLGGAAFAAYPNVLLASGDPANNLTIYNTATGAYGMKVGFVWWSIGIVIAIGYFVFLFKMFKGKVDMAEGGYGH from the coding sequence GATCGCCGGAAAGACTGACGCGGGAAGGACGGCGATTATTCGGGCGATTGGTCCGGTATGGGATGGAAACGAAGTGTGGCTGCTGGCCACGGGCGGGACGTTGTACTTCGCATTTCCGTTGCTGTATGCGTCGAGTTTCCAGGGCTTCTATCTGCCGTTGATGATCGTGCTTTGGTTGTTGATGCTGCGGGCGATCGGGATTGAGTTCCGCGCGCACAGCACCAGTGAAGTGTGGCGCGGGTTCTTCGACGTCGTGTTCTGCGGCGCAAGCGCGCTGCTGGCAGTCTTCTTTGGCGCGGCGCTGGGGAACGTGGTGCGCGGAGTGCCACTCGGGAAAGACGGGCTGTTCTTCCTGCCGCTGTGGACGAACTGGAGAGTGGGGCCGGAGCCGGGGATTCTCGACTGGTACACGGTGCTCTCGGGTGTGCTGGCGCTGGTAGCGCTGACGGTGCATGGGGCGCTGTACATCGGTCTGAAGACCGAAGGCGACGTCAACACGCGCGCGCGGAAGATCGCGTCGGCGTTGTGGCCGGTGCAGTTGGGTCTGACGTTGCTGAGCCTGTTTGCTTCGGTGTGGGCGAATCCGGCCTTGGCGACGAACTTCAAGCGCTGGCCAATCGGCGTTGCGATTCCGGTGCTGGTGTTCGCGTCGCTGTTCGCGATGTGGCGCCTGCACGCGAAGGGGAACGAGAAGTATGCGTTCCTTAGCTCGTGCGCGTACCTGGCGCTGATGCTGGGCGGCGCGGCGTTTGCGGCGTATCCGAATGTGCTGCTGGCGAGCGGAGATCCGGCGAACAACCTGACGATCTACAACACGGCTACCGGTGCGTACGGAATGAAGGTCGGATTCGTGTGGTGGTCGATCGGGATCGTGATTGCCATCGGGTATTTCGTCTTCCTGTTCAAGATGTTCAAGGGGAAGGTGGATATGGCCGAGGGAGGATATGGACATTAA